aagggaatTGTTCGGAATGttgaccttgacaacaatagcgatattgacccCATTGCGCGATACTTGTTACCGCAGTCGcattttgaacatccccaaagtcacatcggttcgccagCATGCTTTACACGCCCCCCGCCCTAaactagccccaaccaatactaataccatcaGCTGTAAAACAGTCGATGGTGACGAGAAGATGGTTCTGCGTGAAATCTTGCTGTGCAgtatcctgatgtgcactaaaaaaatgtgcgttaaattGCATGTATTCTAAATTGTATATGCACTATATTCTGTgtcctaaatcgcatgtgtcctaaattgtatgtgcactataaattgcatgtgttctaaattgtatgtgcactattctAATGTGTCctaaattgcatgtgtattATTGTACTGTGTAGTTTTGATATGGGACTCggtcgagatgaaacttggtgggtgttacgaggggtgtggaaagaccccaaatataaaattttagcttcggcaattaatgcgttcgaaagatacaggggtaattgtgcataaaagggtacaccttaccgattttttttaatcactttaccacggcccCCCTCTTAACCCGTTGGCATACAACATCGTGTGAGACTTATAGTACctcgatcgggccaaagatggaaagcacggaTGAGACCCGTGGTATGCCGATCGGGCGATATGTAAATAACAAGGGCGAGGCTCGTGGTTAGTAGATACCACGACTCACCTCttcgccgatgtcttttcatctcagttattcctggctgcatacacatgtatttacacATCATAAGCCCCGTTAGCCAAGTTGCCCgcaattttgttgcaactgcgtaaaAGCGGGATTTCCTAGGCGCacacagatgcatacttctccTTTGCACTTATGGGACCGCCGCGGTCGATCGCGGCTAGGAGATACCGCCTTAACGGGGTTAagacgtgtgcgattgacaTCTTCagacgctgagccgaaccgcgaaatggctcgacgcgtgCCTCACCTCTGGTGTTGATTTTGCGCCGGCCGTCGGAATTTAAATGGTATGGCAAGAGATTCACAATATTTCTgatttataccgacacaacgcattccactttccaatttgccctgggtattagtattggttggggctagattagtgctaAAAATCAGACTggggttacaaaatttcaaaaataaaagtgGCAGGACGGGAGAGTTCCCGAGTAGAGGGGCCTGCACCAAcatccaaaaaaaattaaaaaaaaaaattaacaataactttatattaatatttcgggaactaataaatacccgaagctacaattttagatttaggatcCACACCCCtctccccaaacctcatctcgatcggccaccagtccctttcggaataatatccttaTTCTGTAATTACAGCTTTAATCGAGTAACTATAATAAATTACTAATTGCTGTTTCCTTCGACAGTTATGCCAGACGGTTCCATGTACGCCGCGGAACATGAAATGAGCTTGCAAATGGAGGGATTGAGTAAACCGAAACGGAAAAGAGGACGCCCGCCGAAAGCTCATACGGAGAATATATCTATGGTTGGTAAACGCGACATCTTCGTTTGGCCCgcgatattttaaatattacatttcaGGAATTAACGAGAGGAGAAGTAATGGAAGGTGGGAGTCAAGGGGAAGAAGATAAACAAGAAGAGGACATCGACGATGTAGATGGAGATGGAAGGCGTCGTAGGAAGCGAAAGGTCCCCAAAAGGTATTTCTTGGGAGCAGAAAGAATTCAGTGCGATTGCCATTGTTTTTATAATAGAATGTGGAATGACTTAGATACATGGAAGCAGTTCAAGGCAAGGAATTGGAAAGGATATATAAGGAGGAAGGGGTAATCGatgaggaagacgacgacgaaccTGATAATTTTAAAGATTCAGAGGAACAATTGAATATATCTGTCCCTGACGGTCAGGAAGGTAAGTGATaattcgacgtgcgttacgaagagtagcacctttcaattttcttacgaaaagcaacacgtttgtcttcgttttcacgaaaactatcacgtttcggttttcgctgcgaaaactagcacgtttgagcggtttgccacgGAAAGCAGCATGTTCCGTTTGTAGCGACGAAAAACAGCACATTTGGATGGTTGGGTACGAAAAATAGCATGTTTCGTTTTTCACTACGAAAGCTAACAAGTTTGAGTGATTTGtcacgaaaagtagcatgtaCTTACCATTTTTAGCAATGAAAAGAAGCAAATTTGAATGGttgactacaaaaaaaaaattataccgcAGCAGTCAACACGATTTGATTTTTGCGGGTCCATGTACAGTGGCGGGCGAAAGAAAGTttccaacttttaaaatcgcataacttttttagaattggtccaaacgacatgagttttttttttagaagcttgaAGGATttgtttgctaagtgacgtgtttcttcgttttgaaataataaacgcaattggtcggaatagcaacaaaaatagtaaaggttgttttttaaacttttttcttgagcctgtaatgaaatttaaaaaaaaagtttgtagattgaagtaagttgtatacatgcctaaaatttcattaaaatcggttaacgttgctctgagctataaacgcttaaagatcgcagaataagctcGAGAGTCGCGGAAATTCCctaaatcagcgattttcgaccttattctgcaatatttaagcgtttatagctcagagcaacgttaaccgattttgatgaaattttaggcatgtatacaacttacttcaatctacaaacgggttttttgaattttcattacaggctcaaaaagttaaaaaaaaacaactttcactatttttgttgctattccgtTGCTattcaattgcatttttttttcaaaacgacgaaacacgtcacttagcaaactaatccttctagcttctcaaaaaacactCATGTCatttgaaccaattctaaaaaagttatgcgattttaaaagttgtaaactttctttcgtccgccactgtaagtCAGATATGATCAAATAAGATCTAGTTTCAACAattgaattcttttaaactgaccACGCGCTGCAACGCGATAGTTTCTGCAGTCTGCAATATAATTCAAtacgtgctattcttcgtggccaaTCGGATAATGTGTTAGTCTTCGCCGCAAATTCTCAAATGTGCTACTCTTCGCGGCGAAACAGTATAACGTGCTAGCTTTCGCCGGAACAGTACGaaacaggggttgaaacggttccgagaataactgtttcaaactgttatatatcggttttataagaGTAATCTATGCATCGGTTACGcatcaaaatatttatgaataatGTCACacgtttttaatggaaattcgatttgtttGTAAGTCTTTTTATCGCTAGGCCTCTCTATCTGGTGTCtctcttttcaaaactccatcaatgcaggaaaagccgaaatgaaagacagcatctgtaaattaagtattgaaaagagagaTTCTAGATAGAGAGGCTCAGCGATGCAGGATCTTATAAACAAACGCGAAGAGCGATTCTCTGGGTCGGAGGCTTTAAGACCAATTGGCCAGAGTCACTTGTATTCCGGAGCTAGTGGCGAGCACgttgaatttaatacaaaaagtattatatttcgcAGCAAGACACGTTTTCGTCTTCGAGACACTGTctttattaaaacaaaaaacagtTAATAATCTACatagttaaaataaaattagtagtaagtttgtacatattaggaaagttattgctgttagtgttagcaatactttaaattaagtgtcaaattaatattagtcgtggtgtataatagttattagtgatatttaagaacatatcgacataatgggccgaaagaaatgcgacattgttcgtaagtattttgaaacgtgcgatgacaaaatgaaaatgcgatgtatagttggaagttgctctgcaacaatttcggtatgtacatacaatttactttgttaaaatttttagacACTTAAGGGGGCACGCCACATTAATAAAGGTTTaacttaaacgtaacttaaaaaaaaaattattttaaactacttttgagaatcaattCATTCTTCatagatttattatttaatcataatttaaaaggcgcTTGGTTGAGGCGAGCacagcccatagcgagagtttactgtataaccgatatataatattaaggaaccgaaaccgatatcataactgttttcaacccctggtacgaaatgtgctattcttcgtggcgaagCAGTCGAATATGTTAGTCTTCACGGCGGAAGACCaaacgtgctaatattcgtcagaaatGATGGAACGTGCTACTTTTCCTAACGCACGTTAATATATTGTGTTAAATTTGAGCAATTCGCCAATCGTTTACATATTTCAGAAATAATTGGTCACTTAGAATCTGAGGAGGGTAAAGATCTGGGAGAGTTAGTGATAGTAAATCGTGGCAGAGGTCGTGGCCGGCCGAAGCTTCGCCGTAGAAAGAATAAATTCACTTGCCAATTATGCGGACGAGGCTTTCTACAACGTAGCAGATACATTATACATAAGTAGGTAACGATTTCAATCTTTCGCTTTAAAGAACTTAAGTAAAAGTAATGAAAATCACTCCCTATGATCAGGAGTTTCCACAAAGGGATAAAATATGAGTGTTTAGAATGCAAAAAGTTATTTACAAGTAAAGAGAATTTGGCGCTGCATCAGAAGACCACTCATCATACCGGAGATATTATTAATCAGAGTTTGGAACATGATATTCAAGATTCAAGCTCTGAATCAAAATACCCTGTACCTGAAGAGAATAACGACGGAGCAGACGTTCTTGAACCGGCGGTGTCGGAGGAACAACATATAAATACATTTTCAAACAACTCTAATGATTCTGAACAAACTGTTCCATGCGATCAATGCGATAAATTATTTGAGACGAAGCAAGCTCACGAACTCCACCTGAAAATGGTTCACGAGCGTGAGAAAGTGTTTATGTGTACTATCTGTAGCAAGAGCTTCTCCCAACAAACAACGCTGAAGACTCATATGACGATACACGAAGTACGTACCCAAAAATTGTTAAGTGACTTTGAACAGGATTGGTGTACGCGGTACAGAAGGAAACGATAATTAAATATGTTTCTCTTATGTTTTAGagaaataaattggagaaagaGTATCCTTGTGATATTTGCGGAAAAGTTCTCAATCATCCTAGTTCCGTGGTGTACCACAAAGAAGCAGAGCACAATAACGGTCGACGATTTGTTTGCAATAAGTGCGGGAAAAGCTTCAAGCATAAGCAACTGCTGCAACGCCACCAACTTGTACACTCGGACGATCGGCCATATATTTGTAAATCCTGCAACGCGAGTTTCAAAACTAAAGCAAACTTGATCAACCACCAGTCTACACATACTGgcgaaaagaaatatttctgcgAAATCTGCGGGCAACAGTTTGCGCACAAAACTAGCCTCACGCTGCATTACAGGTGATGACAAGAGCAGATAAACTCGGCTGCGAGATTCTGTCGACAAACaaataaacgaataattttACATTTAGGTGGCACACAGGACATAAACCATATACGTGCGAGGTATGTCACAAAAGTTTCTCACAAAATGGTAATCTGCAAGAACACATGCGAATACACACGGGAGAGAAGCCGTACTGTTGCGATTACTGCGGAAGGAAATTCACTACTTCCTCGCAATTCAAACTTCACGTTAAACGGCATACCGGCGAACGTCCTTGGAAATGTGAATTTTGCGCGAAATGCTTTCTGCACAAGGACACTTGGAAGTGTCATGTGCGTAGGCATAAAGGAGAACGTCCGTTTCAATGTGCGCATTGTAATCGCGGTTTCACGGAACAGTGGGCATTGAAAAAACATCTTCGCCTTCACACTGGTATCTATATACACATGTACAATGTTTTAATGACTTAAAGCCGGATCCAAATCTGAATGCGTacatacgctgagcaggctgagcgcgcacgaatgacgcgtGCGGAGGGGTTGAAAGTGTCAtgtgtctttcttcgccaacttctgcgcttacaaggggaccttcaggcttggcaatttcagaaaattttgaaacagcGTACTTGcaggtcttcactcggacattaatttctcaaagcagtaaggcgCGGTTTTTAGcctaattcgagaaaatcgaatgTTCCTCTACCTATGGGGTTAATACTCTAAGGCAGCGCCGTTCAGGAGTTGCCCGTACGGGCAACAGATCAGACTGCCCGGGGTAAACACTTTTTGGCGGCGAACAAGTCATGCCTCCCCGGAAAATGCGGTACAGAGGCCAGGATGAACAAGGATCGTCGCGTCGGCTCAACACTGTTGCCTGCCTACGCATCTACGAGCTTATACTCCCGCCACAACCATTCCTCCCACTCCGTTGCAACGATAGCTGACGTCACTGCCCGGAGCTTTGCCCCGGGCAGTGGCGGGCGCCCATGCCCGCCGAACGGTAGCctgaatttcacctaaatacggGTGCATTGTAGACCTAGCATAAGCGCCTACAATGCACccgtatttaggtgaaattcaaagtcaattttctcgaaaacgaagccattaccgcaatttcgtcagttttgattttcgtctttattttgcctgtataatcaccccctagagcaGCGCCATTCAGGCTACCGTTTGGCGGGCAAGGAGGAAGCATGCGGCCCTGGCTACCGTctcacccgtccacatcagaatatttGTGCGCGTTCAGCTTTGCTCAatgtatactcattcaggtctggacccggcttaagaTGTGCTCTCGCTACGCCTCGGCTcgacgcaacttcttttcgcactcacatctaggctcgcgtcgcctcccTTTTTCCGTAGCTGAAGTTATCTGTACTTGCCTCGGTTCCTGTGTTTGGCCAGATactcagagaacctcttcctgtACAGTTGTCAGTTCAGTAGACTCACACTCGACGCCTcacctcgcctctcttcctcaaaatattctcgaggaagaatacGGGGCTCGGGGTTGCGCTGAGGCGAAGCGCAGTatgagtcaaattgtcaaactacGTAAGAagagcataggaagaataaaataagcCAAGGCCAGGCGTGGCATAGTGAGAGCCTGCCTTTATTCCTTTTACATACAAGTTTTATTACACTCTTTGAACATACCCTGTACTCTTCTATTTCCTAGGAGAAAAACCTTATTCCTGCGATGTTTGCGGGAAAGCATTTGCGGATTGTTCAAATTTGACAAAGCATAAAAAGGTAAGCATTCAAAATTCACTCGTGTGTCAAGCCATTAAAATTCAATGTCATGGAATTATTATCGAGCTGTTATTAGGTACACAGAGAGGCCAAAGTTTCTGGGATAGATGATATAGAAGGCTCACCAATTGGAGAAGTTTGGCAAATTTTGCCGAGTTCTCAGGAGTCTGATGAACACTCGTTGACCGATCAAATGGCACAAGTTATTGCGACAGACGACGCGTCTGGAGATGGTATTCAGCAAATAATTTACGTTTCTTACCAAGATCCAGATGATCCTAACCAATCTCGAACTTTGCATTTCGGTAAAAatgcataattttttaatatggaATTGTACGATGTTctttatgtataatttatatTGTCCATTTTACGTTTTAATTTAGTTGATGCTGGAACGATAAGAAACAAGGAAGAGAAAACTAATACGAGCCAATCATTATCGCACCTGAATGTTGAGAACAATGGACTCCTTTCTAATCCGCCACATGCCAATGGAAATAATAattcgaacgaacgaataaatgtTGAACTCTCAGAATCAGATCTTCAACTGCAGGTAAAGACGAACGACatattaaggggtaatgccactgaagaacccggaaaggcagcctgattttgagaattttttatgcgagtatagtgaatggaatacgaAATCTGTTTGGAGGCCTttgttgtacataccttgaagtatgatcacaattttttaaaaatatttttaatacaaaatggcggtgccacagctcaacaaaagaagcttcgtctgaaaaacagtgttccgtggccggaaagatttctccttcaatttctgacctagaacaaaaaaccaaatattTTTGTGTTCTATATAAGCTTATCTCGGGAGgtgcacgaggaaattaaaaaatactgttttttgaaagaatggtgcgtgattgaacaaaacgtttcaacaattctTCGCGTcactttttgttcaatcacgcaccactcttacaaaaaacagtattttttaatttcctcgtgtacttcccgacataatcttatatagaactaaaaaaagtttggttttttgttctaggccAAAAATTGaatgagaaatctttccggccgcggaacactgtttttcagaagaagcttcttttgttgagctgtggcaccgccattttgtattaaaaatatttttaaaaaattgtgatcatacttcaaggtatgtacaataaaggcctt
This region of Andrena cerasifolii isolate SP2316 chromosome 4, iyAndCera1_principal, whole genome shotgun sequence genomic DNA includes:
- the LOC143368030 gene encoding uncharacterized protein LOC143368030 isoform X2; this encodes MWKHQVEQQRKADRERLRAEKDNTEVVAETSELDNMPRYNEEEQFEQQIIIKIMPDGSMYAAEHEMSLQMEGLSKPKRKRGRPPKAHTENISMELTRGEVMEGGSQGEEDKQEEDIDDVDGDGRRRRKRKVPKRYMEAVQGKELERIYKEEGVIDEEDDDEPDNFKDSEEQLNISVPDGQEEIIGHLESEEGKDLGELVIVNRGRGRGRPKLRRRKNKFTCQLCGRGFLQRSRYIIHKSFHKGIKYECLECKKLFTSKENLALHQKTTHHTGDIINQSLEHDIQDSSSESKYPVPEENNDGADVLEPAVSEEQHINTFSNNSNDSEQTVPCDQCDKLFETKQAHELHLKMVHEREKVFMCTICSKSFSQQTTLKTHMTIHERNKLEKEYPCDICGKVLNHPSSVVYHKEAEHNNGRRFVCNKCGKSFKHKQLLQRHQLVHSDDRPYICKSCNASFKTKANLINHQSTHTGEKKYFCEICGQQFAHKTSLTLHYRWHTGHKPYTCEVCHKSFSQNGNLQEHMRIHTGEKPYCCDYCGRKFTTSSQFKLHVKRHTGERPWKCEFCAKCFLHKDTWKCHVRRHKGERPFQCAHCNRGFTEQWALKKHLRLHTGEKPYSCDVCGKAFADCSNLTKHKKVHREAKVSGIDDIEGSPIGEVWQILPSSQESDEHSLTDQMAQVIATDDASGDGIQQIIYVSYQDPDDPNQSRTLHFVDAGTIRNKEEKTNTSQSLSHLNVENNGLLSNPPHANGNNNSNERINVELSESDLQLQITDEEGNPIPLSIQDARQLLSHSQFVNQLSEGQEIRVHPGVITDELAAPLSMHVSPDSNMKAVDITNAEEVKVKNISTVQTDAEAIVKALEDENTDANAVATINQMEESEQQEITGNEQAIEFTTQDGQKVRLVTSYHVDPMQLASEYLTIV
- the LOC143368030 gene encoding uncharacterized protein LOC143368030 isoform X1 — encoded protein: MAEVRLYDSTICRLCAEDNGNGELLYIGDSDDPDLSSMVNRYLPLKIRDDGKLPRTICPGCNIQLEATIQFFELLVDGQRKIREMWKHQVEQQRKADRERLRAEKDNTEVVAETSELDNMPRYNEEEQFEQQIIIKIMPDGSMYAAEHEMSLQMEGLSKPKRKRGRPPKAHTENISMELTRGEVMEGGSQGEEDKQEEDIDDVDGDGRRRRKRKVPKRYMEAVQGKELERIYKEEGVIDEEDDDEPDNFKDSEEQLNISVPDGQEEIIGHLESEEGKDLGELVIVNRGRGRGRPKLRRRKNKFTCQLCGRGFLQRSRYIIHKSFHKGIKYECLECKKLFTSKENLALHQKTTHHTGDIINQSLEHDIQDSSSESKYPVPEENNDGADVLEPAVSEEQHINTFSNNSNDSEQTVPCDQCDKLFETKQAHELHLKMVHEREKVFMCTICSKSFSQQTTLKTHMTIHERNKLEKEYPCDICGKVLNHPSSVVYHKEAEHNNGRRFVCNKCGKSFKHKQLLQRHQLVHSDDRPYICKSCNASFKTKANLINHQSTHTGEKKYFCEICGQQFAHKTSLTLHYRWHTGHKPYTCEVCHKSFSQNGNLQEHMRIHTGEKPYCCDYCGRKFTTSSQFKLHVKRHTGERPWKCEFCAKCFLHKDTWKCHVRRHKGERPFQCAHCNRGFTEQWALKKHLRLHTGEKPYSCDVCGKAFADCSNLTKHKKVHREAKVSGIDDIEGSPIGEVWQILPSSQESDEHSLTDQMAQVIATDDASGDGIQQIIYVSYQDPDDPNQSRTLHFVDAGTIRNKEEKTNTSQSLSHLNVENNGLLSNPPHANGNNNSNERINVELSESDLQLQITDEEGNPIPLSIQDARQLLSHSQFVNQLSEGQEIRVHPGVITDELAAPLSMHVSPDSNMKAVDITNAEEVKVKNISTVQTDAEAIVKALEDENTDANAVATINQMEESEQQEITGNEQAIEFTTQDGQKVRLVTSYHVDPMQLASEYLTIV